The following are encoded together in the Phaseolus vulgaris cultivar G19833 chromosome 9, P. vulgaris v2.0, whole genome shotgun sequence genome:
- the LOC137820635 gene encoding uncharacterized protein, with translation MESFRTSFGVLCLILALSTTIVGLRCDDLKNGDASSSPTPSEGIKEEVKGKHNTSYNNNKKVHVKSSVYYGGGGGGGGGGWGWGGGGGGGGGGGGGGWGGGGGGGGGGGGGGGGGGGGGGGGGGWRRCGGHGRRKRHDYKAKKKGVYEEEEYRLGEYAECKRRTPCWGMRLECPSECGGHCYYDCHHMCKAHCRQP, from the coding sequence ATGGAGAGCTTCAGAACAAGTTTTGGGGTCCTCTGTCTAATCCTTGCCCTATCGACGACAATTGTTGGGCTTAGATGTGACGATCTGAAAAATGGCGACGCTTCTTCTAGTCCTACTCCTAGTGAAGGGATAAAAGAAGAAGTAAAAGGAAAACACAACACCTCCTACAACAATAATAAGAAAGTCCACGTCAAGAGTAGTGTGTATTATGGAGGgggtggaggaggaggaggtggtGGATGGGGATGGGGTGGGGGTGGGGGTGGAGGAGGAGGGGGAGGAGGTGGTGGATGGGGAGGTGgaggtggtggaggaggaggaggaggtggtGGTGGCGGTGGgggtggaggaggaggaggtggtggtggtgggtgGAGGAGATGTGGAGGGCATGGAAGAAGGAAGAGGCATGATTACAAAGCAAAGAAGAAAGGGGTGTATGAGGAGGAAGAGTATAGGTTAGGAGAATATGCAGAATGCAAGAGAAGAACACCATGCTGGGGCATGAGGTTGGAATGCCCTTCTGAGTGTGGAGGACATTGTTACTACGATTGTCACCATATGTGTAAGGCTCATTGCCGCCAACCCTGA
- the LOC137821573 gene encoding uncharacterized protein codes for MEERNSILLPAHRRTAASLFALALHHSQIRRTETSSPVSQINDSDLWFHQNIHLLCSVFRFLGVDEDSWQGIKETACSSSHFRDNVRSFLTSLSEEGGATSSEESKKEAELTEAVHESALTLNDTSPTANSLTRQKTGSQDDMCDSMESSALLPIKKQASNTLEIETFEQSFEEATLVGYQRKVTVLYTLVAACVADTDKSKQGYDARHRVALRLLSVWLDVNWNEMEAMESMVAFAIINEANKEDAKEEESAGSETTLDKWKRGGIIGAAAVTGGAIMAVTGGLAAPAIAHGLGALAPALGSVVPAIGAGGFAAAATATGSAAGSVAVMASFGAAGAGLSGCKMATRIGNLEEFELKSVGGANQGHLAIRISISGHAFAEKDFVEPWEGLNDNMERYVLQYESKNLIALSTAVRDWLTSQIAIRLMKDGAMMTILGSLVTALAWPTTLLATFDIIDSKWAIAVDRSDKAGKVLSEVLLTGLQGNRPVTLVGFSLGARVIFKCLQCLADSKGDNAGIVERVVLLGAPISIADENWATARKIVAGRFVNAYSSNDWTLGITFRASLFSQGLAGIQSVDIHGIENVDVTHLIEGHSSYIRMTQKILDQLQLDNCCSISASEKRIN; via the exons ATGGAAGAAAGGAACTCAATCTTGTTGCCTGCTCATAGACGCACTGCAGCTTCTCTGTTCGCTCTCGCACTTCACCACTCTCAGATTCGTCGAACAGAGACTTCTTCTCCCGTCTCTCAAATTAACGACTCGGACCTCTGGTTTCACCAGAACATTCATTTGCTCTGCTCAGTTTTTAG GTTCCTTGGAGTGGATGAAGACTCCTGGCAGGGCATAAAGGAAACTGCCTGTTCCTCTTCTCATTTCAGAGATAACGTTCGATCT TTTTTGACATCGCTGTCAGAGGAAGGTGGTGCAACATCTTCTGAAGAATCAAAGAAAGAAGCCGAGTTGACCGAAGCTGTCCATGAGTCGGCGTTGACCTTGAATGATACTTCTCCTACTGCCAATTCTCTAACTAGGCAGAAAACTGGGAGCCAAGATGATATGTGTGACAGTATGGAGAGCTCAGCTTTGCTGCCTATAAAGAAACAAGCTTCTAATACACTAGAAATTGAGACGTTTGAACAATCTTTTGAGGAGGCAACCCTTGTTGGTTACCAGAGGAAAGTGACGGTTCTATACACACTAGTTGCGGCTTGTGTAGCAGACACTGACAAGTCAAAGCAGGGCTATGATGCTCGTCACCGTGTGGCTCTGCGGTTGCTTTCTGTATGGCTTGATGTCAACTGGAATGAAATG GAAGCAATGGAGTCTATGGTTGCTTTTGCTATAATAAATGAAGCGAATAAAGAAGATGCTAAGGAAGAAGAATCTGCAGGTTCAGAAACTACGCTTGATAAATGGAAGCGTGGAGGTATCATAGGAGCAGCTGCTGTAACTGGAGGAGCCATAATGGCTGTAACTGGGG GCTTGGCTGCCCCGGCAATTGCTCATGGATTGGGTGCTTTGGCTCCTGCGCTAGGCAGTGTTGTTCCTGCCATCGGAGCTGGTGGATTTGCCGCTGCAGCAACTGCTACAGGATCTGCTGCTGGATCTGTGGCCGTTATGGCATCATTTGGAG CTGCTGGAGCTGGCCTTTCTGGGTGTAAGATGGCAACAAGAATTGGAAATCTAGAGGAATTTGAGTTAAAAAGTGTTGGAGGCGCTAATCAAGGC caCCTAGCAATTAGAATCTCCATTTCTGGGCATGCATTTGCGGAGAAAGATTTCGTAGAACCTTGGGAAGGTCTCAATGATAACATGGAGAG GTACGTGCTCCAATATGAGTCTAAAAATTTGATTGCACTGAGCACAGCCGTCCGGGACTGGCTTACTTCAC AAATTGCGATTCGGTTGATGAAAGATGGTGCCATGATGACAATATTAGGCTCACTAGTGACAGCGCTAGCATGGCCAACAACTTTACTTGCCACATTTGATATTATTGACAGCAAATGGGCAATTGCAGTGGACAG ATCAGACAAGGCTGGTAAGGTGCTTTCTGAAGTACTGTTGACAGGCTTGCAAGGAAACAG GCCTGTGACACTAGTAGGTTTTTCATTGGGAGCCCGTGTTATTTTCAAATGTCTCCAATGTTTGGCTGACTCCAAAGGAGACAATG CTGGAATAGTGGAAAGGGTTGTTTTGCTTGGAGCACCCATCTCAATTGCAGACGAAAACTGGGCGACAGCTAGAAAG ATTGTGGCTGGAAGGTTTGTGAATGCTTACTCTTCCAATGACTGGACGTTAGGTATAACTTTCCGTGCCAG tTTATTCTCTCAAGGATTGGCTGGAATTCAATCTGTTGATATTCATGGCATTGAGAAT GTTGATGTGACACATCTTATTGAAGGCCACTCTTCCTACATTCGGATGACACAGAAAATACTGGACCAGCTTCAATTGGACAATTGTTGTTCTATTTCAGCATCGGAGAAGAGAATAAATTAA
- the LOC137820960 gene encoding kinesin-like protein KIN-7F, translating into MVKIRDTASMEDTKEEQGNFPLSNAEEERIFVSIRVRPLNERERARHDVSDWECISANTIKFKNNGHAEQRPLSMDTYTYDRVFGEKCNTKQVYEQGIKDVALSVVRGVNSSIFAYGQTSSGKTHTMTGITEYAVRDIYEYIEKHKEREFVVKFSAMEIYNEAVRDLLNAGATSLRILDDPEKGTVVEKLTEETLRERTQLHQLLSICAAERTTEETAMNEASSRSHQILRLTVESNPCDYVDAARSGVLFASVNFVDLAGSERASQTLSAGTRLREGSHINRSLLSLGTVIRKLSKGRNEHVPYRDSKLTRILQNSLGGNARTAIICTISPARSQSEQSRNTLLFAGCAKQVTTNARVNQVMSDKVLVKQLQKELARLEIELRNSTPNTILLRERELQIQKMDKVIKELTRERDLFQSCAENRHQSAGKDQLLRDDKYSASELSGVANKLLRRTDSASENLKITTSSLQHNGNSDDDFLLDGNSPTFAGPDPCHGWEEMASRVEPEDDCKEVPCIEIKEVETDHKINVKSSSGNDHSELNPVAVDNTNDLIVYLLKKSNGSSQIDKVDQESSKHPDINNLEQEPATPQLKEPQKVSYTLPTEVERKNSASSVCYEDNLPESKLQTTERKSSGKKSSIHERNASVEDVESLWDSDAEDTASVLNFVVGMNERAKQKPLDEDMDDIMVRARASGINKRVNRVKGVSLIGTPEPCNFERQLRDTIQLWDACNIPLVHRSYFFLLIKGELSDSVYFDVELRRLSFLRDTFFSATNSTGHGSDVTPNSSLMSLNRERKMLSKQVHKKFSWKEKNELYMKWDVDLKSKHRSVQLAWCLWTNTKDLNHVRESAALVAKLVGFINSGEAPKKTFGLGFLSRRKA; encoded by the exons ATGGTGAAGATCAGAGACACGGCGTCCATGGAGGACACCAAAGAGGAGCAGGGGAACTTTCCTCTTTCAAATGCCGAGGAAGAGAGAATCTTCGTTTCGATCAGAGTAAGACCTTTGAACGAGAGAGAAAGAGCGAGGCACGATGTGTCTGATTGGGAATGCATTTCTGCCAACACCATCAAATTCAAGAACAACGGCCATGCAGAACAGCGACCACTGTCAATGGATACCTACACCTATG ACAGGGTTTTTGGGGAAAAGTGCAATACAAAGCAGGTGTATGAACAGGGGATTAAGGACGTTGCCCTTTCTGTAGTTAGGGGAGTCAACT CTAGCATTTTCGCATACGGGCAAACAAGTAGTGGAAAGACGCACACAATGACTGGCATTACTGAATATGCAGTAAGGGACATATATGAATACATAGAGAAG CATAAAGAAAGAGAATTTGTTGTCAAGTTCTCTGCCATGGAGATCTATAATGAAGCTGTTAGAGATCTTCTAAATGCAGGTGCCACTTCACTGAGAATTCTAGATGATCCAGAG AAAGGGACTGTTGTGGAGAAACTCACAGAAGAGACACTGAGAGAAAGGACACAGTTACACCAACTCCTTTCGATATGTGCAG CTGAAAGGACAACGGAAGAAACAGCGATGAACGAAGCTAGCTCCAGATCTCACCAAATTCTTCGATTG ACGGTTGAAAGTAATCCTTGTGATTATGTTGACGCCGCAAGATCTGGAGTTCTATTCGCCAGTGTG AATTTTGTTGATCTAGCAGGAAGTGAACGTGCTTCTCAAACATTGTCAGCAGGCACAAGATTGAGAGAAGGTAGCCACATAAATCGCAGTTTACTGAGCCTTGGAACTGTAATTCGGAAACTAAG CAAGGGAAGAAATGAACACGTACCCTACAGAGACTCTAAGCTTACTCGCATTCTACAGAACTCGTTAGGTGGCAATGCCAGAACAGCGATCATTTGCACCATTAGTCCTGCAAGGAGCCAGAGTGAGCAATCAAGAAATACTCTGCTTTTTGCTGGTTGCGCAAAACAGGTGACTACTAATGCTCGGGTCAATCAAGTGATGTCAGACAAGGTTTTGGTAAAACAACTGCAAAAGGAACTGGCTAGATTGGAGATTGAATTAAGGAACTCCACCCCAAATACCATCTTACTCAGGGAGAGAGAACTCCAGATTCAAAAG ATGGACAAAGTGATCAAGGAATTGACTCGGGAACGTGATCTCTTTCAATCTTGTGCTGAAAATAGACACCAGTCTGCTGGGAAAGATCAGCTTTTGAGAGATGACAAATATTCAGCCTCAGAATTGTCAGGTGTTGCTAATAAGCTCCTTCGCAGGACAGACAGCGCATCTGAGAATCTTAAAATAACAACATCCAGTTTACAGCACAATGGGAATTCTGACGACGACTTTCTTCTGGATGGCAATTCTCCCACGTTTGCTGGGCCTGATCCATGTCATGGTTGGGAGGAGATGGCTAGCAGAGTTGAACCTGAAGATGACTGCAaggaagttccatgtattgaAATAAAAGAAGTGGAAACAGACcacaaaataaatgttaaatcaTCCTCAGGGAATGACCATAGTGAGTTAAATCCTGTTGCCGTAGATAATACCAACGACCTTATTGTGTACCTCTTAAAGAAATCCAATGGATCTTCTCAAATAGATAAGGTGGATCAGGAATCTTCAAAACATCCAGACATAAACAATTTGGAGCAGGAACCTGCCACACCTCAACTGAAGGAGCCGCAAAAGGTATCCTACACATTACCCACTGAGGTCGAAAGGAAAAACTCTGCTAGTTCGGTTTGCTATGAGGACAACCTACCCGAATCAAAGTTACAAACCACAGAAAGAAAGTCTTCCGGAAAAAAATCTTCAATTCACGAGAGGAATGCTTCAGTTGAAGACGTAGAATCCCTTTGGGATTCTGATGCGGAGGATACTGCCAGCGTTCTCAATTTTGTTGTAGGAATGAACGAAAGGGCTAAGCAAAAGCCATTGGACGAGGACATGGATGATATTATG GTACGTGCAAGGGCATCTGGAATCAATAAACGTGTGAACAGAGTCAAAGGTGTCAGTTTAATTGGAACTCCGGAGCCTTGTAATTTTGAGAGGCAGCTAAGAGATACAATTCAACTTTGGGATGCATGTAATATACCGTTGGTACATAGAtcctatttttttcttctcatcaaAGGCGAACTTTCGGATTCTGTGTACTTCGATGTAGAGCTCAGACGTTTGTCTTTCCTAAGGGACACGTTTTTTAGCGCAACAAACAGTACAGGACATGGCTCGGATGTCACACCTAATTCAAG TTTGATGTCACTGAATCGTGAGAGGAAAATGCTAAGTAAGCAAGTGcataagaagttttcatggaagGAAAAGAACGAACTTTACATGAAGTGGGATGTGGATTTAAAATCTAAGCACAGAAGTGTACAGTTGGCATGGTGCTTATGGACGAATACTAAAGACTTGAACCATGTAAGGGAAAGTGCAGCACTTGTTGCCAAGCTGGTTGGTTTTATAAACTCAGGTGAGGCCCCAAAGAAAACATTTGGACTTGGCTTCTTATCCCGTCGGAAGGCCTAG